The following proteins come from a genomic window of Dongia rigui:
- a CDS encoding argininosuccinate synthase, whose translation MSRDIKKVVLAYSGGLDTSVILKWLQDTYRCEVVTFTADLGQGEELEPARKKAEMLGIKEIFIEDLREEFTRDFVFPMFRANALYEGQYLLGTSIARPLIAKRQIEIAKLTGADAVAHGATGKGNDQVRFEIGYYALNPEIKVIAPWREWDLTSRTKLIEYAEKHQIPVAKDKRGEAPFSVDANLLHSSSEGKVLEDPWQEPDEMVYQRTISPEAAPDKPTYIEIGFLKGDAISIDGERLSPATLLTKLNALGKANGIGRLDLVENRFVGMKSRGVYETPGGTILHAAHRGIESITLDRGAAHLKDEIMPRYAELIYNGFWFAPEREMLQALIDKSQEHVEGTVRLKLYKGNATVVGRKSAKSLYSLQHVTFEDDAGAYDQRDAQGFIKLNALRLRLQKYGRK comes from the coding sequence ATGTCGCGCGATATCAAGAAGGTGGTCCTGGCCTATTCCGGCGGTCTCGATACGTCGGTCATTCTGAAATGGCTGCAGGACACCTACCGATGCGAGGTGGTGACCTTCACGGCGGATCTGGGGCAAGGCGAGGAGCTGGAGCCGGCGCGCAAGAAGGCCGAGATGCTGGGTATCAAGGAGATCTTCATCGAGGATCTGCGCGAGGAATTCACCCGTGACTTCGTCTTCCCGATGTTCCGCGCCAATGCGCTCTATGAAGGTCAATACCTGCTCGGCACCTCGATCGCGCGGCCGCTCATCGCCAAGCGCCAGATCGAGATCGCGAAGTTGACCGGTGCCGATGCGGTGGCCCATGGCGCCACCGGCAAGGGCAATGACCAGGTACGCTTCGAGATCGGCTATTACGCTCTCAACCCGGAGATCAAGGTGATCGCGCCGTGGCGCGAATGGGACCTGACGTCCCGCACCAAGCTCATCGAATATGCCGAGAAGCACCAGATTCCGGTCGCCAAGGACAAGCGCGGCGAAGCGCCGTTCTCGGTCGATGCCAATCTGCTGCACTCCTCCTCCGAGGGCAAAGTGCTGGAAGATCCGTGGCAGGAGCCCGATGAGATGGTCTACCAGCGCACCATCTCGCCGGAAGCGGCACCCGACAAGCCGACCTATATCGAGATCGGCTTCCTGAAGGGCGATGCGATTTCAATCGATGGCGAGAGGCTCAGCCCGGCGACACTGCTCACCAAGCTCAACGCGCTCGGCAAGGCCAACGGCATCGGCCGCCTGGATCTGGTCGAGAACCGCTTTGTCGGCATGAAGTCGCGCGGCGTCTATGAAACGCCCGGCGGCACCATCCTCCATGCCGCCCATCGCGGCATCGAAAGCATCACGCTGGATCGCGGTGCGGCGCATCTCAAGGACGAGATCATGCCGCGCTATGCCGAGCTCATCTATAACGGCTTCTGGTTCGCCCCCGAACGCGAGATGCTGCAGGCTCTCATCGACAAAAGCCAAGAACATGTCGAAGGAACGGTGCGCCTGAAGCTCTATAAGGGCAACGCCACCGTGGTCGGCCGCAAATCGGCAAAGTCACTCTATTCGCTGCAGCATGTGACCTTCGAAGACGACGCCGGCGCCTATGACCAGCGCGATGCCCAAGGCTTCATTAAGCTCAATGCATTGCGTCTGCGCCTGCAGAAATACGGCCGCAAGTAG
- a CDS encoding tetratricopeptide repeat protein, with protein MMGMAVAQDSGQQPKAQPKPTNPLLYACLKPGDTQSVVVACTTAIESRQLQGEALAAALFRRGLMQSQRAEMPAAANDLSAALKLTPKATDVLYARATLYSAMKRYDLAIADYDTLLTLVPGDPDSLYQRAWSRAALGRDALAVEDLTALLAQAKGDVDALMDRGGLYLRLGKFLEAAADFGTIAKQDPKAAAAFYNRGRAMFLKGDLAAAAKDFQQAETQRTDNPYASLRRYLALGLAPKGKADAKILTDIIAKIPPEKWPMPVLATLAGQMPEKDLLSATEVSNKNVARRLEAEAHYYLGEAALLRKDTKAARDHFAAAAKADRSLPEAVDAGWRLKQIQ; from the coding sequence ATGATGGGTATGGCTGTCGCCCAGGATTCCGGCCAACAACCCAAGGCTCAGCCCAAGCCGACCAATCCATTGCTCTACGCTTGCTTGAAGCCGGGTGATACCCAATCGGTGGTGGTCGCTTGCACCACCGCCATCGAAAGCCGCCAGCTGCAGGGCGAGGCTCTGGCTGCGGCTCTTTTCCGCCGTGGGCTCATGCAGAGCCAGCGCGCGGAGATGCCGGCCGCTGCCAATGATCTCTCTGCAGCACTGAAACTGACGCCCAAGGCGACCGACGTGCTCTATGCCCGCGCCACGCTTTACAGCGCCATGAAGCGGTACGATCTGGCAATCGCCGATTACGACACGTTGCTGACGCTGGTGCCGGGTGATCCGGATTCGTTGTATCAACGCGCCTGGTCGCGGGCGGCGCTGGGGCGCGATGCGCTGGCGGTCGAGGACCTCACGGCGCTGCTGGCGCAAGCCAAGGGCGATGTCGATGCCTTGATGGATCGCGGCGGGCTCTATCTGCGGCTCGGCAAGTTCCTGGAAGCGGCGGCCGATTTCGGCACCATAGCGAAGCAGGACCCGAAGGCGGCGGCGGCCTTCTATAATCGCGGCCGGGCGATGTTCCTGAAGGGTGATTTGGCGGCGGCCGCCAAGGATTTCCAGCAGGCCGAGACCCAGCGCACCGACAACCCTTACGCCAGCCTGCGCCGCTATCTGGCGCTGGGCTTGGCGCCCAAGGGCAAGGCCGATGCAAAGATCCTCACCGACATCATCGCAAAAATTCCGCCGGAGAAGTGGCCGATGCCGGTGCTCGCGACCCTCGCCGGTCAAATGCCGGAAAAGGACCTGCTGTCCGCGACCGAGGTCAGCAACAAGAACGTGGCAAGACGGCTCGAAGCCGAGGCGCACTACTATCTCGGTGAAGCGGCGCTGCTGAGGAAAGATACCAAAGCCGCACGCGATCACTTCGCAGCGGCAGCCAAGGCCGATCGCAGCCTGCCCGAAGCCGTCGATGCCGGTTGGCGCCTGAAGCAGATCCAGTAG
- the rlmN gene encoding 23S rRNA (adenine(2503)-C(2))-methyltransferase RlmN: protein MSIEKHAESFAAPAVDAQGRRDLIGLSRAELEALMGDVGEPKFRARQLWHWLYHRGERDFAKMSNLSKDFRVRLDEKFFVGRPDIAVSLASKDGTHKWLLEFNDHQKAETVHIPEEDRGTLCVSSQVGCTLTCKFCHTGTQRLVRNLTANEIVGQVMMARDHLGEWPSPPDGRMLSNIVMMGMGEPLYNFDQVAKALKIVMDGEGIAISKRRITLSTAGVVPMIERCGAELGVNLAISLHAVNDELRNEIVPINKKYPIKELMAALENYPGLSNARRITFEYVMLKGVNDSPADARALVKLISKVPAKVNLIPFNPWPGAPFERSTPAAIRDFSDIVFDAGYSSPVRTPRGEDIMAACGQLKSDSVKQRRSDKDRANPAAGEAA from the coding sequence ATGAGCATCGAGAAGCACGCCGAATCCTTCGCCGCCCCGGCCGTCGACGCACAGGGGCGCCGCGACCTTATCGGTCTGTCGCGCGCGGAACTGGAAGCGCTGATGGGAGATGTGGGCGAGCCGAAATTCCGCGCCCGCCAGCTGTGGCATTGGCTCTATCACCGCGGCGAGCGCGACTTTGCGAAGATGAGCAATCTCTCGAAGGACTTCCGTGTCCGCCTCGACGAGAAGTTCTTCGTCGGCCGCCCGGATATCGCGGTGAGCCTCGCCTCGAAGGACGGCACCCACAAATGGCTGCTGGAGTTCAACGACCATCAGAAGGCCGAGACGGTCCATATCCCGGAAGAGGATCGCGGGACACTCTGCGTTTCCTCGCAGGTCGGCTGCACGCTCACCTGCAAGTTCTGCCATACCGGCACCCAGCGCCTGGTGCGCAACCTGACCGCCAATGAGATCGTCGGCCAGGTGATGATGGCGCGCGATCACTTGGGCGAATGGCCGAGCCCGCCGGATGGGCGCATGCTCTCCAACATCGTCATGATGGGGATGGGCGAGCCGCTCTATAATTTCGATCAGGTGGCGAAGGCCTTGAAGATTGTCATGGATGGCGAAGGTATTGCCATCTCGAAGCGCCGCATCACCCTGTCGACCGCCGGCGTCGTGCCGATGATCGAGCGCTGCGGTGCCGAGCTCGGCGTCAACCTTGCCATCTCGCTGCATGCCGTCAATGACGAACTGCGCAACGAAATCGTGCCGATCAACAAGAAGTACCCGATCAAGGAATTGATGGCGGCGCTGGAGAATTATCCGGGCCTCTCCAATGCGCGGCGCATCACGTTTGAATACGTCATGCTGAAGGGCGTCAATGACAGCCCGGCCGATGCGCGGGCGCTGGTGAAGCTGATCTCGAAGGTGCCGGCCAAGGTCAATCTGATTCCGTTCAATCCATGGCCGGGCGCGCCCTTCGAGCGCTCGACGCCGGCAGCCATCCGCGATTTCTCCGACATCGTTTTCGATGCGGGCTATTCCAGTCCCGTACGCACGCCGCGTGGCGAAGACATCATGGCGGCGTGCGGCCAGTTGAAGAGCGACAGCGTCAAGCAGCGCCGCTCCGACAAGGACCGCGCGAATCCTGCAGCGGGCGAGGCGGCCTAA
- a CDS encoding invasion associated locus B family protein: MRLDCLTLAGRLLLPFALMAATLSPALAADTPKSLGAFKKWQAMTAEADGNRSCYAMSQPTDRQGNVKNRGKSAALVTHFPEIGALDQVSIVLGFEPQAKSPVIVKIGGFTFKFTEVADDRAWVKSRADDKALVQAMRKSNQMVVTATTSKGLKVQDTYDLSGFTKAYQTMSKACTS, encoded by the coding sequence ATGCGCCTTGATTGCCTCACTCTTGCCGGACGCCTGCTCTTGCCGTTTGCCCTCATGGCGGCGACCCTCTCGCCCGCTTTGGCTGCGGATACCCCGAAGAGCCTGGGCGCCTTCAAGAAATGGCAGGCGATGACCGCCGAGGCCGATGGCAACCGCTCCTGCTACGCGATGAGCCAGCCCACCGACCGGCAGGGCAATGTGAAGAACCGCGGCAAGTCAGCGGCGCTGGTGACGCATTTCCCCGAGATCGGCGCGCTCGACCAGGTCTCCATCGTGCTGGGGTTTGAGCCGCAGGCGAAGTCGCCGGTCATCGTCAAGATCGGCGGCTTCACCTTCAAGTTCACCGAGGTTGCCGATGATCGCGCCTGGGTCAAAAGCCGCGCCGACGACAAGGCGTTGGTCCAGGCGATGCGCAAATCCAACCAGATGGTGGTGACGGCGACGACGTCGAAGGGCCTCAAGGTCCAGGACACCTATGACCTTTCCGGTTTCACCAAGGCCTACCAGACCATGAGCAAGGCCTGCACGAGCTAA
- a CDS encoding RNA methyltransferase, producing the protein MSQNPVNRGYFAIGVEGISKPMNLGAVLRTAHAFHASFCFTIGARFNVRDVLASDTSVAFDSMPVQIYEDLAAFQQPLGARIVGIEITEDAIDLPSFTHPPAAIYVLGAEKDSLSPEMQARCDFIIKIPTRFCVNVSVAGAIVMYDRMISLGRFAERPVRVGGPAKPLAAHKRGLPVWKQKQLKKQHNSD; encoded by the coding sequence ATGAGCCAGAATCCCGTCAATCGCGGCTATTTCGCCATCGGCGTCGAGGGTATCTCGAAGCCGATGAATCTGGGCGCCGTGCTGCGCACCGCCCATGCCTTCCACGCCAGTTTCTGCTTCACCATCGGCGCCCGCTTCAATGTGCGGGACGTGCTGGCCTCCGACACCTCCGTCGCCTTCGATTCCATGCCGGTGCAGATTTACGAGGATCTGGCGGCTTTCCAGCAGCCTTTGGGCGCCCGCATCGTCGGCATCGAGATCACCGAGGATGCGATCGACCTGCCCAGTTTCACGCATCCGCCGGCGGCCATCTATGTGTTGGGGGCGGAGAAGGATTCGCTCTCGCCCGAGATGCAGGCGCGCTGCGATTTCATCATCAAGATCCCGACGCGGTTCTGCGTCAACGTGTCGGTGGCCGGCGCCATCGTGATGTATGATCGCATGATCAGCCTCGGCCGCTTTGCCGAGCGCCCGGTCCGGGTGGGCGGACCGGCGAAGCCGCTTGCGGCACATAAGCGCGGATTACCCGTGTGGAAGCAGAAGCAGCTGAAAAAACAGCACAATTCTGATTGA
- a CDS encoding DMT family transporter: protein MHPAHLALGLGILLSGFSPILVRLSPLDPGSTACWRLLVAAILSLLFARARVVLAPKVLLWVVFAGFLLAADLVLWNIAIMTTTVMEAALLVMLYPLLVAAIEILFLKQRLRWQWIAGGLIAFSGVILMTVGPGFGSFGTGHSSVTGNLLALTAAFFYAGCLVITARLCRDQDIQAVTFWELLSAGLFCLPMTIWEAHGSPADLRQTGFMALYGLITFAGYFLVNKGLTKVAASVAAILGYAQPVIATLIAFFLLSEAPGGFALAGGITVLAGLAFAARNKTQGAG, encoded by the coding sequence ATGCATCCCGCCCATCTGGCCCTTGGTTTGGGCATTTTGCTCTCCGGTTTCAGCCCCATCCTGGTGCGCCTGTCGCCGCTCGACCCCGGCTCGACCGCCTGCTGGCGGCTGCTGGTGGCGGCCATCCTGTCGCTGCTGTTTGCCCGGGCGCGCGTCGTCTTGGCGCCCAAGGTTTTGTTATGGGTGGTTTTTGCGGGCTTCCTGCTGGCCGCCGATCTGGTGCTGTGGAACATCGCCATCATGACGACGACCGTGATGGAAGCGGCGCTTCTGGTCATGCTCTACCCCCTCCTGGTGGCGGCGATCGAGATATTGTTCCTGAAACAGCGCCTGCGCTGGCAGTGGATCGCGGGCGGCCTCATCGCCTTTTCCGGCGTGATTTTGATGACGGTAGGACCCGGTTTCGGCTCATTCGGGACGGGCCATTCCAGCGTCACCGGCAACCTCCTTGCGCTCACGGCGGCGTTTTTTTATGCCGGCTGCCTCGTCATCACCGCGCGCCTTTGCCGTGACCAGGACATCCAGGCGGTGACCTTCTGGGAATTGCTCAGTGCCGGCCTCTTCTGCCTGCCCATGACCATCTGGGAAGCCCATGGCAGCCCGGCCGATCTCCGGCAGACGGGCTTCATGGCGCTTTACGGCCTCATCACCTTTGCCGGCTATTTCCTGGTCAACAAAGGCCTCACCAAAGTCGCCGCCAGTGTCGCCGCCATCCTGGGCTATGCCCAGCCAGTCATTGCCACGCTTATTGCTTTTTTCCTTTTATCTGAAGCACCTGGCGGCTTTGCGCTGGCTGGTGGCATCACGGTCCTGGCGGGCCTCGCCTTCGCTGCGCGCAATAAAACCCAAGGTGCGGGATAG
- a CDS encoding CGNR zinc finger domain-containing protein, with protein sequence MSQIDSPNVIPPFASPLPARVPKSEFVAGRLSLAFCNTVALPDAADRLGDAAALMGWADRAGFKAFAPPAPDVFTGLLEVREILRVIFTALATGRAPDAAALDRLAALAPPLHLSWNDAENRAEPQPQDLDPLGSLRDAIVRDAIALLTGPDVIRIKQCPAEDCRWFFFDTSKNGKRRWCAMSDCGVKAKVNRYRGRHMAAF encoded by the coding sequence GTGAGCCAGATCGACAGCCCAAACGTTATTCCCCCATTCGCCAGCCCACTGCCGGCACGGGTTCCGAAGTCGGAATTCGTGGCCGGGCGGCTCAGCCTCGCCTTCTGCAACACGGTGGCGCTGCCCGATGCCGCCGACCGGCTGGGGGATGCGGCCGCCTTGATGGGCTGGGCAGACCGCGCTGGGTTCAAGGCATTCGCCCCACCGGCGCCGGACGTTTTTACCGGCTTGCTGGAAGTGCGCGAAATCCTGCGCGTCATCTTCACGGCGCTCGCCACCGGTCGCGCACCCGATGCCGCGGCGCTCGACCGCCTGGCCGCGCTGGCGCCGCCGCTGCACCTTTCCTGGAACGACGCCGAGAACCGCGCCGAGCCGCAGCCACAAGATCTCGACCCGCTTGGCAGCTTGAGGGACGCAATCGTCCGAGATGCCATCGCCCTGCTGACCGGGCCCGATGTCATCCGCATCAAGCAATGCCCGGCCGAGGATTGCCGCTGGTTCTTCTTCGACACCAGCAAGAACGGCAAGCGCCGCTGGTGCGCGATGTCGGATTGCGGCGTGAAGGCCAAGGTCAACCGCTATCGCGGTCGGCACATGGCGGCCTTCTAG
- a CDS encoding asparaginase codes for MNDHSHTHDHPHPRAQPHAHADLPQGDSPILVEVWRGNLVESRHRAIAAVVDAHGRVVKSWGDIDRPIYGRSSIKPLLAIPLVESGAADRYSLSEKEIALACASHSGEPGHVEAVNAWLGKIGLTADNLECGAHYPYYEPAMHDMLRGGVTPTRAHNNCSGKHTGFLSTAVHLGEAPKGYIQYEHKVQQRLVGILEQMCGTDLTGVPRGIDGCGIPTIAFPVGHHALGMAQMADPHHLPPARAAACSRILTAMSHEPWYVAGTTRFCTDIMQVTGTKAAIKTGAEGVYMGAFPELGLGFCLKIEDGNGRGAEVVMGQLLRHFDIIDADQAEQLKQSLNPTLKNWAGTAVGKITPAPLLHETAPF; via the coding sequence ATGAACGATCACAGCCATACCCACGACCATCCGCACCCGCGCGCACAGCCGCACGCACATGCCGACCTGCCGCAAGGCGACAGCCCGATCCTGGTCGAGGTGTGGCGCGGCAATCTGGTGGAAAGCCGGCACCGGGCGATTGCGGCGGTGGTCGATGCCCATGGCCGCGTGGTGAAATCCTGGGGCGATATCGACCGCCCGATCTATGGCCGCTCCTCGATCAAGCCGTTGCTCGCCATCCCGCTGGTGGAATCCGGTGCCGCCGACCGCTATAGCCTCAGCGAGAAAGAGATTGCCCTGGCCTGTGCGTCGCATAGCGGCGAGCCGGGCCATGTCGAGGCCGTGAATGCATGGCTGGGCAAGATCGGCCTCACGGCAGACAACCTCGAATGCGGTGCGCATTATCCTTATTACGAGCCCGCCATGCACGACATGCTGCGAGGTGGTGTCACCCCGACGCGCGCCCACAACAATTGTTCCGGCAAGCATACCGGGTTTCTCAGCACCGCTGTGCATCTGGGCGAAGCACCTAAGGGCTATATCCAATACGAGCACAAGGTCCAGCAGCGCCTGGTTGGCATTCTGGAGCAGATGTGCGGCACCGATTTGACCGGTGTCCCGCGCGGCATCGACGGCTGCGGCATTCCCACCATCGCCTTTCCGGTGGGCCACCATGCGCTTGGCATGGCGCAAATGGCGGATCCACATCATCTGCCGCCCGCACGGGCCGCCGCTTGCAGCCGCATCCTCACCGCGATGTCGCATGAGCCGTGGTATGTGGCGGGGACGACGCGCTTTTGCACCGACATCATGCAAGTGACCGGCACCAAGGCCGCGATCAAGACCGGCGCCGAGGGCGTCTATATGGGCGCCTTCCCGGAACTGGGCCTCGGCTTCTGCCTGAAGATCGAGGACGGCAACGGCCGCGGCGCCGAAGTCGTCATGGGCCAGTTGCTGCGCCATTTCGACATCATCGATGCGGATCAAGCGGAGCAGTTGAAACAGTCTTTGAACCCCACGCTCAAAAACTGGGCGGGGACAGCCGTTGGCAAGATCACGCCAGCCCCTTTGCTGCACGAGACGGCACCGTTTTAA
- a CDS encoding catalase — MAPSKTSKNAAAKPSAKTASAKPKAFGAKGDADALRGSIGQGGETHQRAAGSNSRLTSNQGTVISDNQNSLRQGDRGPSLLEDFILREKITHFDHERIPERIVHARGSGAHGTFQVYQSQGHVTKAAFLQDPKVKTPVFVRFSTVAGGAGSIDTARDVRGFAVKFYTSEGNFDLVGNNIPVFFIQDAMKFPDLVHSVKMEPDRGFPQAASAHDTFWDFVSLMPESMHMLTWVMSDRAIPRSYRMMEGFGVHTFRLIDAKGKASFVKFHWRPLNGSFSLVWDEAVKLGGADYDFHRRDLWEAIDAGNFPEYELAFQVFDEKFADSFDFDVLDATKLIPEELVPLQVVGKMTLNRNPDNFFAETEQVAFHPGHVVPGIDFSNDPLLQGRLFSYLDTQLIRLGGPNFHQIPINQPKCPFRNLQRDGHMQMQVPKGQVNYEPNSLDPEAPRESPTDGFVSHPDPYPVVQSDKVRGRAESFGDHYSQARQFFLSQTKPEQDHIVGAFAFELGKVSRPAIRARMLAHLNIVHKDLGAKVAEALGMEIDPALVRAFAEPKTLKPSPALSLLAKAPQTIKGRKVGVLVTEGSSAALIAAIYKAAMKEGAKVELVGPRVSGVSGDDGAELPIDHALYAAPSVVFDAVIAIPSKDGVAGLLREAAAIDWLRDAFGHLKAIGHNAAAAPLLTKAGIEVDEAVVDIEGGAGLKAFIAAAKQHRLWSREPKVRSPGD, encoded by the coding sequence ATGGCCCCCAGCAAGACTTCGAAGAATGCAGCCGCGAAGCCGTCTGCTAAGACTGCATCGGCAAAACCGAAAGCCTTCGGCGCCAAAGGCGATGCGGATGCCTTGCGCGGCTCAATCGGCCAGGGTGGCGAAACGCATCAACGCGCTGCTGGGTCCAATTCGCGCCTCACCAGCAACCAAGGCACGGTGATCTCCGACAATCAGAACTCATTGCGCCAAGGTGACCGCGGACCCAGCCTGCTCGAAGATTTCATCCTGCGCGAGAAGATCACGCATTTTGACCATGAGCGCATTCCGGAGCGCATCGTGCATGCACGCGGCTCGGGCGCGCACGGCACCTTCCAGGTCTATCAATCACAGGGCCATGTGACCAAGGCTGCCTTTCTGCAAGACCCGAAGGTGAAGACGCCCGTTTTCGTGCGCTTCTCGACCGTGGCGGGCGGCGCCGGGTCGATCGACACCGCGCGCGATGTGCGTGGCTTTGCGGTCAAATTCTATACCTCGGAAGGCAATTTCGATCTCGTCGGCAACAACATCCCCGTCTTCTTCATCCAGGATGCGATGAAGTTCCCCGATCTAGTGCATTCGGTGAAGATGGAACCTGATCGCGGCTTTCCGCAGGCGGCATCCGCCCATGACACGTTCTGGGACTTCGTCTCCCTGATGCCCGAAAGCATGCATATGCTGACCTGGGTCATGTCTGACCGCGCCATCCCGCGCTCCTATCGGATGATGGAAGGTTTCGGCGTTCACACCTTCCGTTTGATCGACGCGAAGGGAAAGGCGAGCTTTGTCAAATTCCACTGGCGGCCGCTCAATGGCAGCTTTTCCCTGGTCTGGGATGAAGCGGTGAAGCTCGGCGGCGCCGATTACGACTTCCACCGGCGCGATTTGTGGGAAGCGATCGATGCCGGCAACTTCCCGGAATATGAACTGGCCTTCCAGGTCTTCGACGAGAAGTTCGCCGACAGTTTCGATTTCGACGTGCTGGATGCCACCAAGCTCATCCCTGAAGAACTGGTGCCGCTGCAGGTCGTGGGCAAGATGACGCTCAACCGCAACCCCGACAACTTCTTTGCCGAGACCGAGCAGGTCGCGTTTCATCCCGGACATGTGGTTCCCGGCATCGATTTCAGCAACGACCCGCTGCTGCAGGGACGGCTCTTCTCCTATCTCGACACCCAGCTCATCCGTCTTGGCGGGCCAAACTTCCACCAGATTCCGATCAATCAGCCCAAATGCCCGTTCCGCAATCTGCAGCGCGACGGCCACATGCAGATGCAGGTCCCCAAGGGCCAGGTGAACTACGAGCCCAATTCACTGGACCCGGAGGCGCCGCGGGAATCGCCGACAGATGGTTTCGTCAGCCATCCCGATCCCTATCCCGTCGTGCAAAGCGATAAGGTGCGGGGGCGCGCCGAGAGCTTTGGCGACCACTACAGTCAAGCCCGGCAGTTCTTCCTGTCGCAGACCAAGCCGGAGCAGGACCATATTGTTGGCGCCTTCGCCTTCGAACTGGGCAAGGTCTCGCGCCCGGCGATCCGCGCGCGCATGCTTGCGCATCTCAACATTGTTCATAAGGACCTTGGTGCCAAGGTTGCAGAAGCACTCGGCATGGAGATCGATCCCGCCCTGGTCCGTGCCTTTGCCGAACCGAAGACTCTGAAGCCGTCGCCGGCCCTCAGCCTCCTCGCCAAGGCGCCGCAAACCATCAAGGGCCGGAAAGTAGGCGTGTTGGTGACCGAGGGTTCATCGGCGGCCCTCATCGCTGCCATCTACAAGGCGGCGATGAAGGAGGGCGCAAAGGTCGAACTCGTTGGCCCGCGCGTCAGCGGTGTAAGCGGCGATGACGGCGCCGAACTTCCGATCGACCACGCGCTATACGCGGCGCCTTCGGTCGTGTTCGATGCGGTGATCGCCATTCCCTCAAAGGACGGTGTCGCGGGGCTGCTCAGAGAAGCTGCCGCCATAGACTGGCTGCGCGATGCGTTCGGGCATCTCAAGGCCATCGGCCACAACGCCGCGGCTGCACCGCTCCTCACCAAGGCCGGCATTGAGGTCGACGAAGCGGTCGTCGATATCGAAGGCGGAGCGGGATTGAAGGCGTTCATCGCCGCCGCCAAGCAACACCGTCTCTGGTCCCGCGAGCCGAAGGTCCGCAGTCCAGGCGATTGA
- a CDS encoding cystathionine gamma-synthase family protein has product MKSSYRQGSIGNRKLSPETLMTSYGYDPFLSEGSVKPPVFLTSTFAFKSAEDGKDFFDYVSGRRVPPNAQDAGLVYSRFNHPNLQIVEERLAVLEGGEGALMFASGMAAITAAILAFARPGDTIIHSQPLYGGTETLLVGTLAPFGLKAQGFMDGLHEAAVMDAVKRSEGTKVPIIYVESPANPTCGIVDFELMTRAADVIEKRQGSRPLIVVDNTMLGPIFQQPLQFGADIIVYSLTKYVGGHSDLVAGAVIGSTANLGPIRKIRSAFGMQLDPHSSWMLGRSLETLHLRMERASNSAAEIARYLSTHPKVVAVYHPDFIKDAAYQRAYKKSAQAGGSTFSFTLKSGEAGAFRFLNDLHLFTLAVSLGGTESLISHPASTTHSGVAKEIRDKVGVTDALVRVSVGLENPQDLIADLEGALEKV; this is encoded by the coding sequence ATGAAGTCGAGCTATCGGCAAGGATCGATCGGCAATCGCAAACTCAGCCCAGAAACCTTGATGACGAGCTACGGCTACGACCCCTTCCTGTCGGAGGGTTCGGTGAAGCCGCCCGTCTTTCTCACCTCGACCTTCGCGTTCAAATCGGCCGAGGACGGGAAGGATTTCTTTGATTACGTTTCCGGCCGCCGCGTGCCCCCCAATGCCCAGGACGCCGGCCTCGTCTATTCGCGCTTCAACCACCCCAATCTGCAGATCGTCGAAGAACGTCTCGCCGTGCTTGAGGGCGGGGAAGGCGCGTTGATGTTTGCCAGCGGCATGGCTGCGATCACGGCGGCGATTCTCGCTTTCGCACGCCCCGGCGACACCATCATCCACAGCCAACCGCTTTACGGCGGCACGGAAACCTTGCTGGTGGGGACGCTGGCGCCCTTCGGCTTGAAGGCGCAGGGTTTCATGGATGGGCTGCATGAAGCAGCGGTGATGGATGCGGTGAAACGCAGCGAGGGTACCAAAGTGCCCATCATCTATGTCGAAAGCCCGGCCAATCCCACCTGCGGCATCGTCGATTTCGAACTGATGACGCGGGCCGCTGACGTGATCGAGAAGCGGCAGGGCTCGCGACCGCTGATCGTCGTCGACAACACCATGCTGGGGCCGATTTTCCAGCAACCCCTGCAATTCGGCGCAGATATCATCGTCTATTCGCTGACCAAGTATGTCGGTGGGCATAGCGATCTGGTGGCCGGTGCCGTGATCGGCAGCACCGCCAATCTCGGCCCCATCCGCAAGATCCGCTCGGCCTTCGGCATGCAACTCGATCCGCATTCCAGCTGGATGCTGGGGCGGTCGCTGGAGACCTTGCATCTGCGCATGGAACGCGCCAGCAACTCAGCGGCCGAGATCGCGCGCTATTTGAGCACGCACCCCAAGGTGGTTGCGGTCTATCACCCGGATTTCATCAAGGACGCGGCCTATCAGCGCGCCTACAAGAAATCGGCACAAGCCGGGGGGTCGACCTTTTCCTTCACGCTGAAGAGCGGCGAGGCCGGCGCCTTCCGGTTCCTGAACGATTTACATCTCTTCACGCTGGCCGTCAGTCTCGGCGGCACGGAATCGCTCATCTCGCACCCAGCCTCGACAACGCATTCAGGTGTCGCCAAGGAAATCCGCGACAAGGTCGGCGTCACCGATGCGCTGGTGCGCGTGTCAGTGGGGTTGGAAAACCCGCAGGACCTGATTGCGGATCTGGAGGGTGCGCTGGAGAAGGTGTGA